A window from Apium graveolens cultivar Ventura unplaced genomic scaffold, ASM990537v1 ctg5516, whole genome shotgun sequence encodes these proteins:
- the LOC141702694 gene encoding uncharacterized protein LOC141702694, which produces MKKARLAGLDTRGKATEPIFLRKQKEPMGEASTEGVGGHSAPITAAAPTATATGAFQPLWGFRRGDTVVGSTKHAWDWSYHSVTPKDFTDVVATPDLERIKLMGAQSLASSNAYFQGAVRQAESWKRASDKADNALRRQQKKYATLEKKLKRKEQELGESNAELV; this is translated from the exons atgaagaaagctcggctcgcaggccttgacacccggggaaaggcgacagagcctatcttcttgagaaagcagaaagagcctatgggggaggcttcaactgaaggagttgggggccatagtgctcctatcactgctgctgcccctactgctactgccacaggcgccttccagcctctctggggattccgccgaggggacaccgtggttggttccacgaaacatgcttgggattggtcctaccatagcgtgactccaaaggactttactgatgtggtggccacccctgaccttgagaggattaagctcatgggagcccaatctctggcttcg tctaacgcctattttcaaggcgccgtgaggcaagccgagtcatggaagcgggcttctgataaggccgacaatgccctcaggaggcaacagaagaagtatgctaccctggagaagaagctcaagcgcaaggaacaagaactcggagagtccaacgccgagctagtg
- the LOC141702693 gene encoding uncharacterized protein LOC141702693 has product MAYPQGNGKVEVTNRILLRGIEKRLKESKSKWPEELSSVLRSYRTSPWTSIGETPFKLAYGTQAMLPIEVRSPSHRAINFDEISNEEGLRTNMELIDELWDQAVVRMEKYKEKMKEHFNKKSIVKYFQVGDLVLRDIEASDPTNIGKLIPKWERPYKVKEVLRPGTYKLMNMDDSKVPNTWHGLKLRRYYQ; this is encoded by the coding sequence ATGGCATATCCCCAGGGAAATGGTAAAGTAGAAGTCACAAACAGAATCCTGCTCCGGGGCATTGAAAAGAGACTTAAAGAAAGCAAGAGTAAATGGCCAGAAGAACTGTCAAGTGTATTACggtcctacaggacaagcccCTGGACAAGCATAGGAGAAACTCCATTCAAGCTAGCATATGGTACACAAGCAATGCTACCCATCGAGGTACGATCACCTTCCCACAGAGCAATAAACTTCGATGAAATATCTAACGAAGAAGGACTCAGAACAAATATGGAACTAATTGATGAATTATGGGACCAAGCTGTAGTAAGGATGGAGAAATATAAGGAGAAAATGAAAGAGCACTTCAACAAGAAGTCCATAGTAAAAtactttcaagttggagacctggtTCTTCGGGACATAGAAGCCTCGGATCCCACAAATATTGGAAAGCTAATACCCAAATGGGAAAGACCGTACAAGGTCAAGGAAGTGCTAAGGCCAGGAACCTACAAACTCATGAATATGGATGACTCTAAAGTTCCCAATACATGGCATGGACTCAAGCTAAGAAGATATTACCAATAA
- the LOC141702691 gene encoding polypyrimidine tract-binding protein homolog 2-like: MSSVSSQPQFRYTQPPSKVLHLRNLPWECTEDELIELGKPFGKVVNTKCNVGANRNQAFIEFAELNQAIAMISYFASSSEAAQVRGKTVYLQYSNRQEIVNNKTTADVAGNVLLVTIEGNDARLVSIEVLHVVFSAFGFVHKITTFEKTAGFQALVQFTDSETASSAKDALDGRSIPSYLIPELSPCSLKITYSAHTDLSVKFQSHRSRDYTNPSLPVNPSAIDVTGQISVGLDGKRLEPESNVLLASIENMPYELTLDVLHMVFSSFGTVLKIAMFDKNGGIQALVQYSDVQTAIVAKQALEGHCIYDGGYCKLHISYSRHTDLSIKVNNDRSRDYTIPNAPMLSTQSSMLGQPPSVLGPGGPQYSGAQFAPVHQGHAVPPPPSGWNSGVPVAPQSMQGQMHTHHYMPPANMPSEYGQSVMHNPNSFPPAGSYPHYRPQ, encoded by the exons ATGTCGTCTGTATCGAGTCAACCACAGTTCCGCTACACACAACCTCCGTCCAAGGTccttcatctgaggaatttgcCCTGGGAGTGCACGGAGGATGAACTGATTGAACTTGGTAAACCATTTGGTAAAGTTGTCAACACAAAGTGTAATGTTGGAGCCAACCGGAATCAAGCTTTTATTGAATTT GCCGAGTTAAATCAAGCTATAGCCATGATATCATATTTTGCCTCATCATCAGAAGCGGCTCAGGTACGAGGGAAAACCGTCTACCTACAGTATTCCAACAGGCAAGAAATAGTGAACAACAAAACTACAGCAGATGTTGCTGGAAATGTACTTTTGGTAACAATTGAGGGAAATGATGCACGGCTCGTCAGCATTGAGGTTTTACACGTG GTATTTTCGGCCTTTGGGTTTGTGCATAAGATTACAACATTTGAGAAGACAGCTGGATTTCAG GCACTTGTGCAATTTACTGATTCAGAAACTGCTTCCTCTGCGAAGGATGCACTTGATGGAAGAAGCATTCCTAG CTATCTAATTCCGGAGCTCTCTCCATGTTCCCTTAAGATCACTTATTCTGCACATACTGATTTGAGTGTGAAATTTCAGAGCCATCGCAGCAG GGACTACACTAATCCTAGCCTTCCCGTTAATCCCTCCGCCATAGATGTTACTGGGCAG ATCAGTGTGGGTCTAGATGGCAAAAGGTTGGAGCCTGAAAGCAATGTTCTTCTTGCTTCTATTGAGAACATGCCATATGAACTCACCTTGGATGTTTTGCACATG GTTTTCTCTTCTTTTGGGACTGTTTTAAAGATTGCCATGTTTGATAAGAATGGAGGAATCCAAGCACTGGTTCAGTACTCTG ATGTTCAAACAGCCATAGTTGCTAAGCAAGCCCTGGAAGGACACTGTATATATGATGGTGGATATTGCAAGCTTCATATTTCATATTCACGCCACACTGATTTGAGCATAAAG GTCAACAATGATAGAAGCAGAGATTATACAATCCCAAATGCTCCAATGTTAAGCACCCAGTCCTCGATGTTAGGGCAACCACCTTCAGTGCTAGGTCCAGGTGGACCCCAATACAGTGGGGCTCAGTTTGCCCCAGTTCATCAAGGTCATGCAGTGCCTCCGCCTCCATCTGGTTGGAATTCTGGCGTTCCAGTTGCACCTCAGTCCATGCAGGGTCAGATGCACACTCACCATTACATGCCTCCTGCAAATATGCCTTCTGAATATGGCCAGTCAGTGATGCACAACCCAAATAGTTTCCCCCCTGCGGGGTCATACCCTCATTATCGGCCTCAGTAA